CTTTAAGTTTTTTTCGGGCGGCGTAAATTCCGGCGGCCACTCCGGCCGGTCCCCCGCCGACGATTATCAGATCGTGTACCATAAGATTTTTTTGTTTTTATTTTTGTCTTAATTCGTTTTTTCCCGGTTGAGGCAATAGATTTGGATTTCTGTTTTTTGATGGCCTCTTCCAATTGAACGCGGTTGAAATTTATTAAAATCTTTCCGTCAATATCAAAAACCGGCACCGCCAACTGATGGGATTTTTCCAGCATTTCCTTTTGAGCTTTTTCGTCCCTGCTAATATCATATTCTTTATAGGCAATCTTTTTCTCTTTAAGAAACTCCTTGGCCATCTCGCAAAAAACGCAGGCGGGAGTAGTATAAATTTTAATCATTTGGTTTAAATAATCTGTGAATTACGAAACTCCAATTTTGCCGATAACAGGCAAAAAGATTTTTCTGAAATCTAAACGGAAGCGCAGGATTTGCAAAGCAAATCCGTGAGCGGATTGAAGAAAATATTTTCGCCTGTTATTAACTCGTAATTCACAGAAATAATAGTAATATTATATCATATAATAAGAAACATAATGTTTAACCGGATTAAAAAATTTCTTTTTGAAAATCAGTCTCTTCGTCAGACGGTGATGAAAAACGCTTTCTGGCTTAATTTCGGAGAGATAGCCAGCCGCCTTATCAGGGCGGTAGTCATTATTTACGCCGCCCGGCTTATCGGCGCGGCCGGCTACGGCGTTTTTTCTTATGCTCTTAACTTAGCCGGCCTGTTTACCATCTTTTCCGATATCGGAGTCAGCAGTATCCTCACCAGGGAAGCGGCAAAAAATCCCGAAACCAGGACTCAATATCTTTCCACCGCTTTCTTCATTAAATTATGCCTGATTGCCATAAGCATTGTTATGGTGATTTTCCTGGCTCCTTTTTTCACTAAAATCAAAGAATCCGTTCCCCTTTTGCCGGTCATCGCCTTTCTTTTAGCTTTTGACAGTTTGCGGGATTTCGCTTTTTCTTTTGTCCGAGCTTTGGAAAAAATGCAGGTTGAAGCGGCAGTAAAAATTTTTACGAACACGGCGATTGTCGCTTTGGGCTTTCTGGCTCTTTTCATTTCCGCCACCAGCCGCTCTTTCACCGTCGGTTACACTTTGGGCAGCGGTTTGGGTTTGGCCGCCGTTATTTGGATATTAAGAAAAGAATTCGGAAAAGTTTTCAGCCATTTCCGCAAAGAATTGATTTACCCGATTCTTTCTTCGGCTTGGCCATTTGCCCTTTTTGGTTTATTGGGAGGCATCATGATAAACACCGACATGATAATGCTCGGCTGGTTCCGCCCGGCCCAGGATTTGGGATTTTACGCCGCCGCTTACAAACCGGTCCAGCTTTTTTGGATTTTCCCGGCGCTTTTAGCCAGCAGTTTTTTCCCGATTCTCAGCCGTCTGGCTCATAAAGATAATGAGAAGTTTCGTCTTATTCTTGAAAAATCCATGGCCGTGGTTTTTTTGGTCGGTTTGCCTTTGGTGGCCGGCGGCCTCATACTCGGCCACGATTTTATCAGAATTATTTTCGGAAACGAATATTTGCCGGCTATTCCCGTTTTTCAAATTCTTCTTTTCACCGTTCTTTTGGTTTTCCCGGGAACGTTAATCGGCAATGCCGTTTTCTGCTACGACAAACAAAAAAAATTAATTGGCTATTTTTTTCTCGGAGCCTTAGGCAATGTTTTCTTCAATTTTCTCCTAATCCCGATTTGGGGAATCAGCGGAGCGGCCATATCAACCATCTTCACTCAAATTATCAGCAACGGATTCAGTTGGTGGAAAATGAAAAAAGTGAATAATTTTTATACCCTCCGCCACTTGCCGAAAATAATCATCGCCACTATTCTAATGTCCTTTTTTGTCTGGGGTTTAAATCTTCTGGGAATAAACTTCTTTATTAATTTTCCGCTGTCAATGTTGGTTTATTTTGGATTTTTATATTTGCTCAAAGAACCCATATTAATCAAGGGCAAAGAAATAATAAAGGGAATTGTCAGTTAATCACCGCTTCGTCGCCGATTTTAATATCAAATTTTTCAGCCGAACCGGCTGGAATCTCCAAAACTTTATCAGCTTTTGTTAAAGGCGAGACAATAACAGTTAACCTGCCGCTTTTGGACGGCTGAACGTTTTTTGAAATATCAACAATTTTATTTCCGCTTATCCAAATAATATCCAGCGGAAAATTCATGCCAATCATCCAAAAATTGTATTTACCCGGATTCGTAAAAATAAAAATCATTCCCTTATTTTCTCCAAGCGCTTTCCGGCCGGAAAGACCTTTGGCTTTTTTTAGTATCGTGTCGGCGATTTCCGCTTCAAAAATTTTTCCGTTAATGCCAACTTTCGCAGTTTTGTATTCAAGTTTTACTTCAGTCAAAAAAAACAAACAAACCGCCGGAATAACGATTAAAAATGCCAGAAAAATTATCAGATATTCAGCCATTTAATTAAATAAAAAAAATAGAATTCCTAAAAAATTAGAATTACCTATTATTTGTCCAATCTAAAATTTCTCCCCATTTAACCTTCTCCTCAGCTACTATTGTAATTCCACGATCGTGGAATTACAATAGTAAATTATTTTTTGGCTTTATACTCCAGGGAGAAAACCACTATCCCGAAAGCAACCGCCACGTTAAGCGATTCTTTTTTGCCTTTCATCGGGATTTCCAAAATTTTATCCGAACGTTTTAAAATTGATGCGGGCAAACCCTTAATCTCATTTCCTAAAACCAAAGCAATCTTCGGGGCACTATCACGCGTGATAGTGCCTTTAGTTTTAATTAAAACACTGGAGTAAGGAATGGATTTTTTGCTTTGCTCAATGCTAAAAATTTTATAGCCGTCCCCTTTTAACTTATCTATCAATTTTGTGGTTGAGTCAATTTTTTCCCAGGCCACGTATTTTTCCGCGCCTAAGGAAACCTTGGTCAATTGCGGCCGGTATTTCCCGAATTGGTCAATTGGCGCCGGCGTAATGCCGCAAAGATAAATTTTTTCTATCCCGGCCGCATCGGCAGTCCGAAAAATAGAACCAACATTATGCAAACTGCGGATATTGTGAAGGATAATAATCATTTTAATTTTAATCAATTTTTGATTTACTATTGTAATTCCACGATCGTGGAATTACAATAGTAATGACAATTTTAAATTAATATTTATTGATCTTTTGTTACTCCGATTTTCATATACCAATCACTATTTGAAAACAAGTCGCGGAAAAGCAATGCTAATTGTTTAGGGGGCTATTCCAAAATGGAAATATATATCACCGACGCATTGCCAAGAAAAAGCAGGGGCGCCGATGTAATAGCAAGCGTCATAACTGCTATTTTCATAAGAGTTAGAACCTGCCCCATAGATACGAAAATTATCATCGCCGTAACGAGTGCCAGCGTAATGAATAAAATAATACAAACCAGGGTCTAATGTAATACTATTGTCTAAAAGAATACAAACCTCGCCGGCAATTTCAGGGGGAATCCCCCACCAACCAGTAATTTGAGTGTACCCGGTCATATTAGCCCCATTTTGGGGGTCGGTCGGTTGAGAATATAATTCAAAACCAGTAGCAAACGCTCCCCATTTGGGGTCAACTCTTTGCTGGAGCCAAAGACATACTCGGTTAATTGTTTGGGAATTTCCTTTATTGATAAATTGAGTTATAGCATTTGACCATTGGCTATTAGCCCATATCAAATTATCATGATTTAGTTGACCCACGGGAACGGCGATGGAAGCGGTGCTGATTGCCGAACCTAATCTCTCTTTATCAAACGTCTGAATGGAAAATTGGTAATCACGGCCCACTTCGTTAATGGAAATTTCGGCCGTTGTTGAGGCGGTATTAATTACCTCTAAAGTTGAACTGGTATTGCTAATATCGGTAATTTTGTAAGTTAAACTTGAAGTGGCGCCGGAATAATCCTGCGACGCCTGCCAATTGAAAATTAATTTCATTGTTGAAGAAGAGTATCGCACGACAAAGTCGGCGGGAGCGGCAGGCGCGGAACGCGGCTCAGGGAAACTTAAAGAATTTTGAGGATTGGGAATTGAGCGAATTTCAAAATCAATAGCGTCATCGGTATCGCAACCGTTGCCTAAAAATTCACCGTCATTTTGGCTGGAAATACACTGGTTATTATAGAAAGCTTTTCGCTCTAAACTTTGCCCTTCGGATATTCCAACATTCTCAAGAATGTTGGAATAATTTATTTGATCAATTCCAGAGCCTTGATTATCAATTAAATAAATGGTGCTTGTGCTATTAGGTAAAGTGGCTGACCGGATAATATCGGCAGGCGTACTGGTACTAATATAACTATTAAATCCAACCAAAAGAAAACTTTTCCTTTTTATTAGAGTAATATCTTCGGGCTTGGAACCAAATTTAGCTAATGAATCGGTTGAGGTGGCACCATTCTTTAAAATTCTTAAAGACCAATCGTTGATATCAATCTCACTATTGGTGGGATTATAAAGTTCAATAAATTCTTTGCCTTCGTCTAGTCCTTGGGGATTAAAAAGAATTTCACTGATAACAATATGATTAGCTTCACCTAATTGTCCAACAGAAATAATAGTTGAAGTCGCGGTTGAAGAAGTATTCTGGTCGTCAAAAACAACTAAACCGACTTGGTAATCGCCGGCTTGAAAATAAGTATGAATAGTGGTGGTGGTTGTTGCCGAAGAAGTCGCATTATCACCAAAATCCCACTGATAAGAAATAATTTGACCATCATCAGTTGAAGAGGCGGCATTAAACGTAATTACATCGCCGACCTTCGGATTTTGTGGAGAATAACTGAAAGAGGCATCAGGAGCTTGATTAGGTTGCTCAATGGAACTAACAGAAATAGTAGAAGTGGCAGTGGAAGAAGCGTTTTGATTATCAAAAACAATTAAGCTTACTTGATAATCACCAGCTTGGGAATAATTATGCGTAGTAGTGGCGATAGAAATTGTTGAAGTGGCATTGTCGCCAAAATCCCATTGATAAAGTGAAATTGTTCCATCGGAATCGGGATCGCTTGAAGAAGCGGCGTTAAAAGTAATTAAATCACCAACAACAGGATTCGTTGGAGTATAAACAAAAAAAGCGCTCGGCGCCTGATTAGTCGCAGAACAATTTTTTGGCTGGGCTTTCGGGCTCGGACAAGTTTGAATTTCAAAATCCTGAGAGTTATTATTGGTATCAATAAAAGTATTATTTTGAAATTTTCTCTGAATGCTTTGATTTTCGTTGGGATTGACAGCTGAACCTGATCCCTCAAAATCCACAACACTTCCCCAGCCAACTTTATCGGCTACTTCCTGATTGGGATTTTTTAATTGAAGAGTGTTGTCTTCCGTTAAAGCCATGCCGGAAACGACAACATCGGAATAAGTTGAAGTTGCCCGAAAAATCACAAAATAACTTTTAGCCTCTATTATTTTACCTTCGAAATTATTTTTAGAAACAAATGAATTGAAATCACTGCCAGTTTGAGTTTTTCTTTGAAGGTACCAACCACTCAAACTGACAGCTTGGTCGTTTGGGTTGTAAAGTTCTATAAATCTATTCTCGATTGGAGAAATTTGAATTTCATTAATTAAAATTTTTGAATATTGGATAGCGACGGTTGATTGGTTTAAATTGCCGGCTGGCGGATTATTTACTCCGCCTCCTCCGCCGCCATAAATAATAATATAACCGGAACTATTAACCGCTTTTGGCGTGCCGCCGGCATTAGCCGATGTCTGCCAACTCAAATCATTTTTTCTTTCCATTGTCTGTTTGGAAACATTATCGCCCGCTGGCCAGCTTGGATTCGCTAAAACCTCATCGATTAAATTACATTGACCGTCAAAAAGCCGCAAACCTTCATTAGTATTGGAAAGCCCGCCGGTATAAATTTTATCGGCTGAAATATTTGGCACCGAATTATCATCGGTACGCTCCAAAAGATAAAATCCTCCAGTCGGAATTTTATCTCCATTTTCAAAAGTGATTTTGATTTGCTCGCCTTGGTCAATTAATTGGTGTCCACTCAGGTTTAATTCGGCGCCGGAAATATTTTTCAGTTCAATCCATTCGTCATTGGCGCTATTAGCGGTTCCCATCCAAGCCACTTCGTTGATAATAATTTTTTGTCGAGACGGAGATTGGGAAGTTGCGAAACTACACTGTTTAAAACTCACTGCCTGTGGCGGGCTACTGGTTGCTTGTTGGATTTGTTCTTGTTGTTTTATCTGTTCTTCTTGTCGAGGCGTTATCTCTTCGCCCTGTTCTTCTGTTTCTTCTGAAATATCTATCAGCGATTCTTGTTTTTTAACAACAACCGGCTGGGAATTTTCTTTTTTCGGCGTACCGCCGATTGCGGCTGAGGTATGCCAAGTTAAATCGCTGTTATTTCGTTCCATTGTTTTTTTAGCGGCGTTATCCCCCGCCGGCCATTT
The window above is part of the bacterium genome. Proteins encoded here:
- a CDS encoding glutaredoxin family protein — encoded protein: MIKIYTTPACVFCEMAKEFLKEKKIAYKEYDISRDEKAQKEMLEKSHQLAVPVFDIDGKILINFNRVQLEEAIKKQKSKSIASTGKKRIKTKIKTKKSYGTRSDNRRRGTGRSGRRNLRRPKKT
- a CDS encoding flippase; this encodes MFNRIKKFLFENQSLRQTVMKNAFWLNFGEIASRLIRAVVIIYAARLIGAAGYGVFSYALNLAGLFTIFSDIGVSSILTREAAKNPETRTQYLSTAFFIKLCLIAISIVMVIFLAPFFTKIKESVPLLPVIAFLLAFDSLRDFAFSFVRALEKMQVEAAVKIFTNTAIVALGFLALFISATSRSFTVGYTLGSGLGLAAVIWILRKEFGKVFSHFRKELIYPILSSAWPFALFGLLGGIMINTDMIMLGWFRPAQDLGFYAAAYKPVQLFWIFPALLASSFFPILSRLAHKDNEKFRLILEKSMAVVFLVGLPLVAGGLILGHDFIRIIFGNEYLPAIPVFQILLFTVLLVFPGTLIGNAVFCYDKQKKLIGYFFLGALGNVFFNFLLIPIWGISGAAISTIFTQIISNGFSWWKMKKVNNFYTLRHLPKIIIATILMSFFVWGLNLLGINFFINFPLSMLVYFGFLYLLKEPILIKGKEIIKGIVS
- a CDS encoding DUF192 domain-containing protein, producing MAEYLIIFLAFLIVIPAVCLFFLTEVKLEYKTAKVGINGKIFEAEIADTILKKAKGLSGRKALGENKGMIFIFTNPGKYNFWMIGMNFPLDIIWISGNKIVDISKNVQPSKSGRLTVIVSPLTKADKVLEIPAGSAEKFDIKIGDEAVIN
- a CDS encoding TrmH family RNA methyltransferase → MIKIKMIIILHNIRSLHNVGSIFRTADAAGIEKIYLCGITPAPIDQFGKYRPQLTKVSLGAEKYVAWEKIDSTTKLIDKLKGDGYKIFSIEQSKKSIPYSSVLIKTKGTITRDSAPKIALVLGNEIKGLPASILKRSDKILEIPMKGKKESLNVAVAFGIVVFSLEYKAKK
- a CDS encoding lamin tail domain-containing protein — encoded protein: MKSLGWAGAGGGGGSNANDEWIELKNISGNSIDISGYQLLDRGEQIKIVFDKNTVIPAGGFFLLERNGDEAVSSVKADLIYSGALSNTDEGLRLFDGGCNLIDEVLANSKWPAGDNAAKKTMERNNSDLTWHTSAAIGGTPKKENSQPVVVKKQESLIDISEETEEQGEEITPRQEEQIKQQEQIQQATSSPPQAVSFKQCSFATSQSPSRQKIIINEVAWMGTANSANDEWIELKNISGAELNLSGHQLIDQGEQIKITFENGDKIPTGGFYLLERTDDNSVPNISADKIYTGGLSNTNEGLRLFDGQCNLIDEVLANPSWPAGDNVSKQTMERKNDLSWQTSANAGGTPKAVNSSGYIIIYGGGGGGVNNPPAGNLNQSTVAIQYSKILINEIQISPIENRFIELYNPNDQAVSLSGWYLQRKTQTGSDFNSFVSKNNFEGKIIEAKSYFVIFRATSTYSDVVVSGMALTEDNTLQLKNPNQEVADKVGWGSVVDFEGSGSAVNPNENQSIQRKFQNNTFIDTNNNSQDFEIQTCPSPKAQPKNCSATNQAPSAFFVYTPTNPVVGDLITFNAASSSDPDSDGTISLYQWDFGDNATSTISIATTTHNYSQAGDYQVSLIVFDNQNASSTATSTISVSSIEQPNQAPDASFSYSPQNPKVGDVITFNAASSTDDGQIISYQWDFGDNATSSATTTTTIHTYFQAGDYQVGLVVFDDQNTSSTATSTIISVGQLGEANHIVISEILFNPQGLDEGKEFIELYNPTNSEIDINDWSLRILKNGATSTDSLAKFGSKPEDITLIKRKSFLLVGFNSYISTSTPADIIRSATLPNSTSTIYLIDNQGSGIDQINYSNILENVGISEGQSLERKAFYNNQCISSQNDGEFLGNGCDTDDAIDFEIRSIPNPQNSLSFPEPRSAPAAPADFVVRYSSSTMKLIFNWQASQDYSGATSSLTYKITDISNTSSTLEVINTASTTAEISINEVGRDYQFSIQTFDKERLGSAISTASIAVPVGQLNHDNLIWANSQWSNAITQFINKGNSQTINRVCLWLQQRVDPKWGAFATGFELYSQPTDPQNGANMTGYTQITGWWGIPPEIAGEVCILLDNSITLDPGLYYFIHYAGTRYGDDNFRIYGAGSNSYENSSYDACYYIGAPAFSWQCVGDIYFHFGIAP